From Dehalococcoidia bacterium, a single genomic window includes:
- a CDS encoding CoA transferase encodes MASASPNGATAAAAGPRGPLEGLRVLDLTRGAAGPHCTKLLALYGATVIKVERPRTGDLMRHAGPFVGDTPGIDRSLAFLDLNVNKLGITLNLACESGRAIALELVRRADVVVESFRPGTLARLGLDYAALCAVKPDVVLASISNFGQTGPYRDLPASEIVLYAMGHEMYGTGQPDAEPASMAPGVNLRFAGQTAAVATIAALLGRDAHGRGDWIDVSIMECFAASIDRRAISLTAYDYTGEKMVRLASVQGIAIPPMFNICGDGYFHMTVGQGTWWDGFVAALDQPFLREPRFAPPLTDPLLREEFDAFWLPWCMARTKREIVALFQEHGLPVAPVNSIADLASDPHLEARDYFANLLHPVAGMARYPGPPWQMQGTPGALWKAAPLLGEDNARIYGELGYDREALAKLASAGVV; translated from the coding sequence ATGGCGAGCGCCTCGCCCAACGGCGCCACGGCCGCCGCGGCCGGTCCGCGCGGGCCGCTCGAAGGGCTGCGTGTGCTCGACCTGACGCGCGGCGCGGCCGGGCCGCACTGCACGAAACTGCTGGCGCTCTACGGCGCGACGGTGATCAAGGTGGAGCGGCCGCGCACCGGCGACCTGATGCGCCATGCCGGCCCGTTCGTGGGCGACACGCCCGGCATCGATCGCTCGCTCGCCTTCCTCGATCTCAACGTGAACAAGCTCGGCATCACGCTGAACCTGGCCTGTGAAAGCGGCCGTGCGATCGCCCTGGAGCTGGTGCGGCGCGCCGATGTCGTGGTCGAGAGCTTTCGGCCCGGCACGCTGGCGCGGCTGGGGCTCGACTACGCGGCGCTGTGCGCGGTGAAGCCGGACGTGGTGCTCGCTTCGATCTCGAACTTCGGCCAGACGGGGCCGTACCGCGACCTGCCGGCCAGCGAAATCGTGCTCTACGCCATGGGCCACGAGATGTACGGCACCGGCCAGCCCGACGCGGAGCCCGCCTCGATGGCGCCGGGCGTGAACCTGCGCTTCGCCGGCCAGACCGCGGCCGTGGCGACGATCGCCGCCCTGCTCGGCCGCGACGCGCACGGCCGGGGCGACTGGATCGACGTCTCGATCATGGAGTGCTTCGCCGCGTCGATCGACCGCCGCGCCATCTCGCTCACGGCCTACGACTACACCGGCGAGAAGATGGTGCGGCTCGCCTCCGTGCAGGGTATCGCCATCCCGCCGATGTTCAACATCTGCGGCGATGGCTACTTCCACATGACCGTCGGGCAGGGAACGTGGTGGGACGGCTTCGTCGCGGCGCTGGACCAGCCCTTCCTGCGCGAGCCGCGCTTCGCGCCGCCGCTGACCGATCCACTGCTGCGCGAGGAGTTCGACGCCTTCTGGCTGCCGTGGTGCATGGCGCGCACCAAGCGCGAGATCGTGGCGCTCTTCCAGGAGCACGGCCTGCCCGTGGCGCCGGTCAACTCGATCGCCGATCTCGCCAGCGACCCGCATCTCGAAGCACGCGACTACTTCGCCAATCTGTTGCATCCGGTGGCCGGCATGGCGCGCTACCCCGGCCCGCCCTGGCAGATGCAGGGCACGCCCGGCGCTCTGTGGAAGGCCGCGCCGCTGCTGGGCGAAGACAACGCGCGGATCTATGGCGAGCTGGGCTACGATCGCGAGGCACTGGCGAAGCTCGCCTCGGCGGGGGTGGTGTGA
- a CDS encoding SDR family oxidoreductase — protein sequence MIFAPDLLAGRVALVTGGGTGIGRGIALELARAGASVALLGRRPEPLTGVAGEIRALGRCALAVPADVRDWEAVQAAVQCTVAELGGLDILVNNAGGQFGAPFETLSPKGWKAVIDVNLNGVFHCIRAAGEVFIPQRRGKVINIIAAFSRRAAPNLAHSGAARAGVENLTRSLALEWAPYNIQLNCISPVVLTEAYLKNAGGTPGAIERFVASVPAGRGGSEQEVGWLAVFLASSAGDYMTGEHLALDGGYWLATAVGGAARAVADRG from the coding sequence GTGATCTTCGCGCCGGACCTGCTGGCCGGGCGCGTGGCCCTCGTCACCGGCGGCGGCACGGGCATCGGCCGCGGCATTGCGCTGGAGCTGGCGCGGGCAGGGGCGAGCGTGGCCCTGCTGGGCCGGCGGCCGGAGCCGCTGACGGGCGTGGCCGGTGAGATCCGCGCGCTTGGCCGCTGCGCCCTTGCCGTGCCGGCGGATGTGCGCGACTGGGAGGCGGTGCAGGCGGCGGTGCAGTGCACGGTGGCGGAGCTGGGCGGGCTGGATATCCTCGTCAACAACGCGGGCGGGCAGTTCGGCGCCCCCTTCGAGACGCTTTCGCCGAAGGGCTGGAAGGCCGTGATCGACGTCAACCTCAACGGCGTCTTCCACTGCATCCGCGCCGCCGGCGAGGTCTTCATTCCGCAGCGACGCGGCAAGGTGATCAACATTATCGCCGCCTTCAGCCGCCGCGCCGCGCCGAACCTGGCGCACTCCGGCGCCGCACGGGCCGGGGTCGAGAACCTGACGCGCTCGCTGGCGCTGGAGTGGGCGCCGTACAATATCCAGCTCAACTGCATCTCGCCCGTCGTGCTCACCGAGGCGTATCTGAAGAACGCGGGCGGCACACCCGGAGCAATCGAGCGCTTCGTCGCCTCGGTGCCGGCCGGGCGCGGCGGCTCGGAGCAGGAAGTCGGCTGGCTGGCGGTCTTCCTCGCCTCGTCCGCCGGCGACTACATGACCGGCGAGCACCTGGCGCTGGATGGCGGCTACTGGCTGGCGACGGCCGTGGGCGGCGCCGCTCGCGCCGTCGCGGATCGGGGCTGA